Genomic DNA from Schizosaccharomyces pombe isolate MT1 mitochondrion, complete genome:
AGCTGGGCTCTTTATTTCCAAGATGGTGCATCTCCTAGTTATTTAGGTATAACACACTTAAATGATTATCTTATGTTCTATCTAACTTTCATCTTTATCGGTGTAATCTATGCTATCTGTAAAGCTGTTATAGAATATAATTACAATAGCCATCCTATTGCTGCAAAATATACAACTCATGGTTCAATTGTTGAATTCATTTGGACTTTAATTCCAGCTTTAATCTTAATTTTAGTTGCTTTACCATCATTCAAACTTTTATACTTATTAGATGAAGTACAAAAACCAAGTATGACTGTTAAGGCAATTGGAAGACAATGGTTCTGGAGTTATGAATTAAACGATTTTGTTACTAATGAAAATGAACCAGTTTCATTTGATAGTTATATGGTACCAGAAGAAGATTTAGAAGAAGGTAGTCTAAGACAATTAGAAGTAGATAATCGATTAGTTCTACCTATAGATACACGAATAAGATTAATCTTAACAAGTGGTGATGTTATCCATAGTTGGGCTGTTCCTTCTTTAGGTATAAAATGTGATTGTATCCCTGGTAGATTAAATCAAGTTTCTT
This window encodes:
- the cox2 gene encoding cytochrome oxidase subunit 2, encoding MLFFNSILNDAPSSWALYFQDGASPSYLGITHLNDYLMFYLTFIFIGVIYAICKAVIEYNYNSHPIAAKYTTHGSIVEFIWTLIPALILILVALPSFKLLYLLDEVQKPSMTVKAIGRQWFWSYELNDFVTNENEPVSFDSYMVPEEDLEEGSLRQLEVDNRLVLPIDTRIRLILTSGDVIHSWAVPSLGIKCDCIPGRLNQVSLSIDREGLFYGQCSELCGVLHSSMPIVVQGVSLEDFLAWLEENS